In a single window of the Pseudodesulfovibrio profundus genome:
- a CDS encoding ABC transporter ATP-binding protein, which yields MLECKAISYGYNDDSMIINDVDFQLNPGEVVGLPGPSGQGKTTFAKVLAGYLQPQTGAVICDGAPLPTDSYCPVQLLFQHPENALNPRWKLGDSIAEGYTPSPSILGKLNIDPKWLHRYPHELSGGELQRLALARVMTEKTRYLIADEMTAMLDPNTQAMVWNAVLGWARKHDVGILAISHDYPLLHRVTDRIDRTFAKEVLTSAIRQELRPAA from the coding sequence ATGCTTGAGTGCAAAGCCATATCCTACGGCTACAACGACGACTCCATGATCATCAACGATGTGGATTTCCAACTGAACCCAGGGGAAGTCGTGGGGCTACCGGGACCAAGCGGGCAGGGAAAAACAACCTTTGCCAAAGTACTGGCTGGCTATCTGCAGCCGCAGACCGGCGCTGTCATCTGCGACGGAGCGCCACTGCCCACCGATAGCTACTGTCCGGTCCAATTGCTGTTCCAGCACCCGGAAAACGCCCTGAATCCCCGATGGAAACTCGGTGATTCCATTGCTGAAGGGTATACGCCGTCACCATCCATACTCGGCAAGCTCAACATCGACCCCAAGTGGCTGCATCGCTACCCGCACGAGCTTTCCGGTGGCGAGTTGCAACGTCTGGCATTGGCGCGGGTCATGACGGAGAAGACGCGCTACCTTATTGCAGATGAAATGACCGCCATGCTCGACCCGAACACCCAGGCCATGGTCTGGAACGCCGTCCTTGGCTGGGCTAGAAAACACGACGTGGGGATTCTTGCCATCAGCCACGATTATCCGCTGCTGCACAGAGTGACCGACAGGATTGATCGCACGTTTGCCAAAGAAGTACTGACTTCCGCCATCCGGCAGGAGTTGCGACCTGCGGCCTAG
- a CDS encoding oligopeptide/dipeptide ABC transporter ATP-binding protein: protein MLSVHNLSIQFTRYDGGWRRKIIQPVRDLSLDLDAGSILAVVGSSGSGKSLLAHALLGLLPSNAQTGGTILYQKEQVTLKRAKKLRGRELALIPQSVAYLNPLSRVGKQVYRASRLSGQCRDSACKNRDMAFSRYGLGKEVAPMYPFQVSGGMARRVLTATATAGDASLLIADEPTTGLDADATIQTLHHLRELADGGKGVILITHDLESAVDVADNVAVIYAGTTVEVAPAAHFRDGTTVHPYTKALWNALPRNGFQYLSGNQPSEDDIISGCIFHDRCPNRQPSCETNAPSLHKTGATQVRCFHA from the coding sequence ATGCTTTCCGTGCACAATCTGTCCATACAATTCACAAGGTACGACGGCGGCTGGCGAAGAAAGATCATCCAGCCCGTTCGCGACCTCTCACTGGACCTCGACGCCGGTTCCATTCTCGCAGTTGTGGGATCAAGCGGCTCGGGCAAAAGTCTGCTGGCCCATGCCCTGCTCGGCCTTCTGCCCTCAAACGCACAGACAGGCGGAACGATTCTGTATCAAAAGGAACAGGTGACCCTGAAGCGGGCCAAGAAGCTCCGGGGTCGCGAACTCGCGCTCATTCCGCAATCCGTAGCCTATCTCAATCCCCTGTCACGCGTCGGCAAACAGGTCTACCGCGCATCCCGCTTGAGTGGGCAGTGCCGCGACAGTGCATGCAAGAACAGGGATATGGCATTCAGCCGCTATGGTCTCGGCAAGGAAGTAGCGCCCATGTATCCGTTTCAGGTTTCCGGCGGCATGGCGCGCAGGGTGCTGACCGCCACCGCCACTGCCGGGGATGCCTCACTGCTCATCGCAGACGAACCCACGACCGGCCTTGATGCCGACGCCACCATTCAGACCCTGCATCACCTGCGGGAACTGGCCGATGGCGGCAAGGGCGTCATACTGATCACCCATGATCTGGAATCAGCCGTGGACGTTGCCGACAATGTGGCTGTCATTTACGCAGGCACCACAGTGGAAGTCGCCCCGGCCGCTCATTTCAGGGACGGCACAACCGTGCACCCCTACACCAAAGCGCTATGGAACGCCCTGCCACGCAATGGATTTCAATACCTGAGCGGCAACCAACCCTCCGAGGATGACATCATCAGCGGATGTATCTTCCATGACCGCTGCCCCAACCGGCAGCCTTCCTGCGAGACCAATGCGCCGAGCCTGCACAAGACAGGCGCAACCCAAGTGAGGTGTTTTCATGCTTGA
- a CDS encoding ABC transporter permease has protein sequence MSVTETISHAAPSSFFSTRGNRRTRALWTAGLCLLFFCVLIVAGWLMDDAGLATNFMQKKIAPSLAFPFGTDWLGRDMLVRTIKGLNRSLYIGLLAATVSSFISIVLGVLSATMGRKTDTVISTLIDLVMATPHLVLLILVSFACGGGATGVIIAVAISHWTRLARIIRAEVLQLKQAEFVLISRRLGRSNWWIARKHMLPHIIPQFIIGLILLFPHAILHAAGLTFLGFGLTPHTPSIGILLSESMRHLSTGYWWLAILPGVALLITVKLFDVLGNTLRVLTDPRTNQE, from the coding sequence ATGAGCGTGACCGAAACCATATCGCACGCAGCACCATCATCCTTTTTTTCCACTCGCGGAAACCGTCGAACCCGGGCCTTGTGGACAGCGGGACTCTGCCTGCTGTTTTTCTGTGTTCTCATCGTGGCGGGATGGCTGATGGACGACGCAGGACTGGCAACCAACTTCATGCAGAAGAAGATCGCCCCCAGCCTCGCCTTTCCCTTCGGGACCGACTGGCTGGGCCGGGACATGCTGGTTCGCACCATCAAGGGGTTGAACCGCAGCCTCTACATCGGTCTGCTGGCTGCAACCGTCAGTTCATTCATTTCCATCGTGCTGGGCGTTCTCTCGGCAACCATGGGGCGCAAGACGGATACGGTCATCTCCACCCTCATCGATCTGGTCATGGCCACTCCCCATCTGGTGCTGCTCATTCTGGTCTCCTTTGCCTGCGGTGGCGGGGCAACCGGTGTCATCATCGCGGTCGCTATTTCCCACTGGACACGACTGGCGCGCATCATCCGGGCTGAGGTACTGCAACTGAAACAGGCCGAGTTTGTCCTGATCTCTCGCCGACTGGGACGCTCCAACTGGTGGATCGCCAGAAAGCACATGCTGCCGCACATCATACCGCAGTTCATCATCGGCCTGATCCTGCTTTTCCCCCACGCCATCCTGCATGCCGCAGGGCTGACCTTCCTCGGATTCGGCCTGACTCCGCACACGCCGTCCATCGGCATCCTGCTCTCCGAGTCCATGCGCCATCTATCCACCGGCTACTGGTGGCTCGCCATCCTGCCCGGGGTGGCGCTGCTGATAACCGTGAAGCTGTTCGATGTGCTGGGCAACACCCTGCGCGTCCTCACCGATCCCCGGACCAATCAGGAGTAA
- a CDS encoding ABC transporter permease, translated as MHTASPSFLLGKAGRLILIMGLVSVLAFTLVSLAPIDPVSAYIGLDRMQISTEQEQQIIERWGLDKPAAERFFIWAGNALQGDLGTSIIFNEPVTTVIGKRFMTSFWLMASAWTISGVLGFILGVLAGMRRDSWLDRTIRLYAYTLASTPSFWMGIVLLAVFSVSLGITPFCCATPPGVSPDDATLWQRIQHLILPAATLSVIGVAQIALHTREKTIDAMNSEYALFAFAQGESRAGVAWRHALRNVALPAVTLQFASLGELFGGSVLAEQVFAYPGLGKATVEAGIRGDVPLLLGITLFSALFVFTGNFIADMLYGVLDPRIRMNMEEAA; from the coding sequence ATGCACACGGCATCCCCTTCATTTTTACTCGGCAAGGCCGGACGACTGATCCTGATCATGGGGTTGGTTTCGGTTCTCGCATTCACTCTGGTATCCCTCGCTCCCATTGATCCGGTGTCGGCCTATATCGGGCTTGACCGCATGCAGATAAGCACCGAACAGGAGCAGCAAATCATCGAACGGTGGGGATTGGACAAACCCGCTGCCGAACGGTTCTTCATCTGGGCAGGCAATGCCCTTCAAGGCGATCTCGGCACCTCCATCATCTTCAATGAACCGGTGACAACGGTCATCGGCAAGCGGTTCATGACCTCGTTCTGGCTCATGGCCTCAGCGTGGACCATTTCCGGTGTACTCGGATTCATCCTCGGCGTGCTAGCCGGAATGCGTCGCGACTCATGGCTGGACCGTACCATCCGCCTGTACGCCTACACACTGGCCTCCACGCCTTCCTTCTGGATGGGGATCGTGTTGCTGGCGGTCTTTTCCGTATCACTGGGTATCACGCCGTTCTGCTGCGCCACACCGCCGGGTGTCTCGCCAGATGATGCAACCCTGTGGCAACGAATCCAGCACCTGATCCTCCCGGCTGCAACACTCTCCGTCATCGGCGTGGCCCAGATAGCGCTCCATACACGAGAGAAGACCATCGACGCCATGAACAGCGAGTACGCCCTCTTTGCCTTTGCACAGGGCGAGTCCCGTGCAGGCGTTGCGTGGCGGCACGCATTGCGTAACGTGGCGCTCCCGGCTGTCACCCTGCAATTTGCTTCCCTTGGCGAACTGTTCGGCGGGTCTGTTCTGGCCGAGCAGGTGTTCGCCTATCCGGGGCTGGGCAAGGCCACGGTCGAAGCAGGCATACGCGGCGATGTTCCGCTCCTGCTTGGCATCACCTTATTTAGTGCCCTCTTTGTCTTCACCGGCAACTTCATCGCCGACATGTTGTATGGCGTGCTCGATCCGCGCATCCGAATGAACATGGAGGAGGCAGCATGA
- a CDS encoding ABC transporter substrate-binding protein, which produces MHQCNSSSYRKLILIVPLLFCLLGTTFTTPAAAKDSLTLAIKGEPDDGYDPTLGWGRYGSPLFQSTLLMRNSDMQIVNDLATNYTISEDGLIWRVTIRDDAFFSDGTQLTAKDVAYTFTTAATAGGKVDLMKMQSAKAIDKHTVEFRLKQRDTTFINRLVSLGIVPAETHGPGYARTPIGSGPYKMVEWNEGQQMIAESNPHYYGDEPHFKRLVFLFTDEDTSFAAAKTGGVDVVVVPQALASQELPGMRRHTVQSVDNRGLLFPTVPNTGKKTDKGAPIGNNVTADIAIRKAINIAVDRELLVSGVLEGYGRPAYGVCDGLPWDNPANRIDDGDPAAAKALLKKAGWNDTDGDGIVEKDGVKAEITIIYPATRSTRQYLALACADMLAQIGIKANVEGKRSWDEIKHLMHSEVIVFGWGSHDPIELYHLYNSKYAGDGWNNSGFYNNPVVDEYLEKAIAAPDYESSLTYWKKAQWDGTTGASAQGDAPWAWLVNLDHVYFINEHLDVGASQIEPHGHGWPITANIHQWKWID; this is translated from the coding sequence ATGCATCAATGTAACAGCTCTTCATATCGAAAACTCATTCTCATTGTCCCCCTTTTGTTTTGTCTGCTGGGTACGACATTTACCACCCCTGCGGCAGCCAAAGACTCCCTGACCCTCGCCATCAAGGGCGAACCTGATGATGGTTATGATCCGACTCTGGGATGGGGCAGATACGGCAGCCCGCTGTTCCAGAGCACCCTGCTCATGCGAAACAGCGATATGCAAATCGTCAATGATCTGGCAACGAATTACACCATCTCCGAAGACGGACTGATCTGGCGCGTCACCATTCGTGATGATGCGTTTTTCTCTGACGGCACGCAACTCACCGCCAAGGATGTCGCTTACACTTTCACGACAGCAGCCACAGCCGGTGGCAAAGTCGATCTCATGAAGATGCAGTCGGCAAAGGCCATCGACAAACACACTGTCGAGTTCCGACTGAAGCAGCGTGACACGACCTTCATCAACAGGCTGGTCAGCCTGGGAATCGTCCCGGCAGAGACCCATGGTCCGGGATATGCCCGCACCCCCATCGGATCCGGTCCATACAAGATGGTTGAATGGAATGAAGGCCAGCAGATGATCGCCGAGAGCAACCCTCATTATTATGGGGACGAGCCCCATTTCAAGCGACTGGTTTTCCTGTTCACTGATGAGGACACTTCGTTCGCGGCAGCAAAGACCGGCGGCGTGGATGTGGTTGTTGTACCACAGGCCCTTGCCAGTCAGGAACTTCCGGGCATGCGCCGACACACCGTGCAAAGTGTTGATAACCGAGGCCTGTTGTTCCCCACTGTGCCGAACACCGGGAAAAAGACCGATAAAGGCGCTCCCATCGGGAACAATGTCACCGCTGACATTGCCATTCGCAAAGCCATCAACATAGCTGTGGATCGTGAACTGCTCGTTTCCGGCGTACTCGAAGGGTATGGACGTCCGGCATACGGCGTATGCGATGGTCTTCCCTGGGACAACCCCGCCAACCGCATTGATGACGGCGATCCAGCCGCAGCCAAGGCCCTGCTGAAAAAAGCGGGCTGGAATGACACCGATGGCGACGGCATCGTGGAAAAGGACGGCGTCAAAGCCGAAATCACCATCATCTATCCGGCCACACGCAGCACCCGCCAGTACCTCGCCCTTGCCTGCGCCGACATGCTCGCGCAGATCGGTATCAAGGCCAATGTGGAAGGCAAGCGCAGTTGGGACGAGATCAAGCACCTCATGCATTCCGAGGTCATCGTCTTCGGCTGGGGCAGTCATGATCCCATCGAACTGTACCATTTGTACAACAGCAAATACGCCGGTGACGGCTGGAACAACTCCGGCTTCTACAATAACCCCGTTGTGGACGAGTATCTGGAAAAGGCCATTGCGGCCCCGGATTACGAATCCTCCCTGACCTATTGGAAAAAAGCGCAGTGGGATGGAACGACCGGAGCCAGCGCCCAAGGCGATGCGCCGTGGGCCTGGCTGGTCAATCTCGATCACGTCTACTTCATTAATGAACACCTCGACGTAGGCGCATCGCAGATTGAACCGCACGGTCACGGCTGGCCCATCACTGCCAACATCCACCAATGGAAGTGGATCGACTAA
- a CDS encoding FmdE family protein, producing MLNHTTEHTHAEMGQGKPFSFDDFIELATWFHNYPAPGLLLGGYMVEVAKSHIPEGVLFDAVSETSWCLPDAVQLLTPCTVGNGWLRIRNTGVYAVSLFDKHTGEGVRVRLDPAKLEDFPHTRCWLMKTKPKADQDSDALRREIREHGPDMLEVQSITVKPEVVHKRSKGAIAICPICGDAFPQPHGSICRNCAGESPYVDDMSASLVVDIKETIPSVPLQESVGKAVAHDMTRIVPGESKGVAFSRGHVVTAGDVCRLQQMGRFNLYVDQEAPNGFIHEDDAARSFADSMCGSGVKPVADPREGRVDMVAKSDGLLIIDDAKLRAFNSLQHVMAASRREYSLVRAGRRVAATRAIPLYLDQSVFGRAMAILNGKPVFSIAPIMQAKVGLLITGNEVFKGLIEDRFADVITAKVAALGSRVVNTLIRPDDATAIAQAATDLEAQGCDLIITTAGLSVDPDDVTRLGLVEAGLTDALYGMPVLPGAMTLVGRIGNARVLGVPACALFHKTTSLDVLLPRLLAGVSISRNDVAKLGNGGMCMECASCTFPKCPFGR from the coding sequence ATGCTGAATCACACGACCGAACATACACATGCTGAAATGGGGCAGGGAAAACCTTTCTCCTTTGACGATTTCATTGAGCTGGCCACCTGGTTCCACAATTATCCTGCTCCCGGGCTGCTGCTTGGTGGGTACATGGTTGAAGTGGCTAAAAGCCACATCCCTGAAGGGGTGTTGTTTGATGCCGTCAGCGAGACATCCTGGTGCCTGCCGGATGCCGTGCAACTGCTGACCCCCTGCACGGTCGGCAACGGCTGGCTGCGTATCCGAAATACCGGTGTGTATGCCGTGTCACTCTTCGACAAGCATACCGGCGAAGGGGTTCGTGTCCGTCTGGATCCCGCAAAACTTGAAGATTTTCCTCACACCCGCTGCTGGCTGATGAAGACGAAACCCAAGGCGGATCAGGACTCCGATGCCTTGCGCAGGGAAATCCGCGAGCACGGCCCGGATATGCTCGAAGTGCAGAGCATCACGGTCAAACCCGAAGTCGTTCACAAGCGCAGCAAGGGAGCCATTGCCATCTGCCCCATCTGTGGCGACGCCTTTCCACAGCCACACGGGTCCATCTGCCGCAACTGCGCTGGCGAAAGTCCGTATGTTGACGATATGTCCGCTTCGTTGGTCGTGGATATCAAGGAAACCATCCCTTCGGTTCCGCTTCAGGAAAGCGTTGGCAAGGCAGTGGCTCACGATATGACGCGCATTGTCCCGGGCGAATCCAAGGGCGTTGCTTTTTCGCGAGGACACGTGGTCACAGCCGGTGATGTGTGCCGATTACAGCAGATGGGCCGGTTCAATCTGTATGTCGATCAGGAAGCGCCCAACGGGTTCATCCATGAAGATGATGCGGCTCGTTCCTTTGCCGATTCCATGTGCGGTTCAGGCGTCAAGCCGGTTGCCGATCCGCGGGAAGGGCGTGTGGATATGGTAGCCAAAAGCGATGGCCTGCTGATCATTGACGATGCCAAGCTCCGGGCGTTCAACTCCCTGCAACATGTCATGGCCGCATCCCGTCGCGAGTACAGTCTGGTTCGAGCCGGACGCCGTGTCGCCGCTACCCGGGCTATCCCCCTGTATCTGGATCAATCCGTTTTTGGCCGGGCCATGGCCATACTCAATGGAAAACCGGTTTTCTCCATTGCCCCAATAATGCAGGCCAAAGTCGGTCTGCTCATCACCGGTAATGAAGTGTTCAAAGGGCTGATCGAAGATCGCTTCGCCGATGTCATCACCGCAAAGGTCGCAGCACTGGGCAGTCGTGTCGTCAATACGTTGATTCGTCCCGACGACGCCACTGCCATTGCACAGGCGGCCACTGATCTGGAAGCCCAGGGGTGTGACCTGATAATCACCACCGCCGGACTGTCCGTCGATCCCGATGATGTCACCCGCCTCGGACTGGTCGAGGCCGGTCTGACCGATGCCCTTTACGGTATGCCGGTGCTGCCGGGTGCCATGACACTGGTTGGCAGGATTGGAAACGCTCGTGTGCTGGGTGTCCCGGCCTGCGCTTTGTTCCATAAGACCACCAGTCTTGATGTTCTGCTGCCGCGATTGTTGGCCGGTGTCTCCATCAGTCGCAATGATGTTGCCAAGCTCGGTAATGGCGGCATGTGCATGGAGTGTGCATCCTGCACGTTCCCCAAATGCCCCTTCGGGAGGTAG
- a CDS encoding winged helix-turn-helix domain-containing protein yields the protein MRNPQSKKDQPAPVGPTMRMHLWFETEEGVLFGLGRLQLIRQVEQCGSLKGAAESLGMSYRGAWGKIKTTEEALGKKLIERAASRRAGYRLTPFGSDLAKSFDEWYREVEQFALDKSLEYLPFSLKQYE from the coding sequence ATGAGAAACCCTCAGTCCAAGAAAGATCAGCCCGCACCTGTTGGGCCGACCATGCGGATGCATCTGTGGTTTGAAACCGAAGAGGGGGTTCTGTTCGGGCTGGGACGCTTACAGTTGATCCGACAGGTGGAACAGTGCGGTTCGCTCAAAGGCGCGGCCGAGTCCCTTGGAATGTCCTATCGGGGAGCATGGGGAAAGATCAAAACGACCGAAGAAGCGTTGGGAAAAAAACTCATTGAACGGGCCGCCAGTCGACGGGCCGGGTACCGCCTGACCCCCTTTGGAAGCGACCTCGCAAAGAGCTTTGATGAGTGGTACCGCGAGGTGGAACAGTTCGCTCTTGATAAGAGTCTGGAATATCTTCCGTTTTCTTTGAAGCAGTACGAGTGA